The Pirellulimonas nuda genome includes a region encoding these proteins:
- a CDS encoding purine-cytosine permease family protein yields the protein MASPYFWSDADVSDENEAASGEYERERVPDRALQGAGSFWGMYAGEHTAGTEFMIGPLFVAWGADAFDLIVGLLVGNLLAVLTWRYVTAPIATSQRLTLYYQLEKICGRDLVTLYNFANGLLFCFLAGAMVTVSATAVGVPFGDAVQMPTFADRMPTGAPWVLICLAIGAVMTLVAAKGYAVVAKVSQVAAPWMFLMFVACGVTVLARLGTTDVVSLLGATEGSEPKIGFWGIVCFAWFCNAAMHLGMADLSVLRFAKKPSYGWASSAGMFLGHYIAWICAALLLVYWVRVHGVDPAEGKPPGDMVFDAVGWAGVLCVIIAGWTTANPTIYRAGLAFQGMFPSMSRVTGTVLAGAVCTIASVFPAFAMQLLDFVGIYGTILAPVGAVIVVDHYLAPRLGFESSYAAKSGIGFNVAVIVAWLLPVGIAMWLFTYYGTPPYFLPLPCWIACGVIYALLSKLTQRRPAVVEGVQ from the coding sequence GTGGCGTCCCCCTATTTCTGGAGTGACGCCGACGTGTCGGACGAGAACGAAGCCGCCTCGGGCGAGTATGAGCGCGAGCGGGTGCCCGATCGGGCGCTGCAGGGCGCCGGCTCGTTCTGGGGCATGTACGCCGGCGAGCACACGGCGGGGACCGAGTTCATGATCGGGCCGCTGTTCGTCGCCTGGGGCGCCGACGCGTTCGACCTGATCGTGGGCCTGCTGGTGGGCAACCTGCTGGCGGTGCTGACGTGGCGGTACGTCACCGCTCCCATCGCCACCAGCCAGCGGCTCACCCTCTACTACCAGCTAGAGAAGATCTGCGGGCGCGACCTGGTGACGCTTTACAACTTCGCCAACGGGCTGCTGTTCTGCTTCCTGGCGGGCGCCATGGTGACCGTGTCCGCTACGGCGGTCGGGGTGCCGTTTGGCGACGCGGTGCAGATGCCCACGTTCGCGGATCGGATGCCGACCGGCGCGCCGTGGGTGCTGATTTGTTTGGCGATCGGCGCGGTGATGACGCTGGTCGCCGCCAAGGGCTACGCGGTGGTGGCCAAGGTGAGTCAGGTGGCGGCGCCCTGGATGTTCCTGATGTTTGTGGCGTGCGGCGTGACGGTGCTGGCGCGGCTGGGCACCACCGACGTCGTCTCGCTGCTGGGGGCGACCGAGGGGAGCGAGCCCAAGATCGGCTTCTGGGGCATCGTCTGCTTTGCGTGGTTCTGCAACGCGGCGATGCACCTGGGGATGGCGGACCTTTCGGTGCTGCGGTTCGCCAAGAAGCCCAGCTACGGCTGGGCGTCGTCCGCCGGGATGTTCTTGGGGCACTACATCGCGTGGATCTGCGCCGCGTTGCTGTTGGTGTACTGGGTGCGTGTGCACGGGGTCGACCCCGCCGAAGGGAAGCCGCCGGGCGACATGGTGTTCGACGCGGTCGGCTGGGCGGGCGTGCTGTGCGTGATCATCGCCGGCTGGACCACCGCCAACCCAACGATCTACCGCGCCGGCTTGGCGTTCCAAGGGATGTTCCCCTCGATGTCGCGCGTCACCGGCACCGTGCTGGCCGGGGCGGTGTGCACCATCGCCAGCGTTTTTCCGGCGTTTGCGATGCAGTTGCTGGACTTCGTGGGGATCTACGGCACCATCCTGGCTCCGGTGGGCGCGGTGATCGTGGTTGATCACTACCTGGCGCCCCGGCTGGGGTTTGAGTCCAGCTACGCCGCGAAGTCGGGGATCGGTTTCAACGTGGCGGTGATCGTGGCGTGGCTGCTGCCGGTCGGCATCGCGATGTGGCTGTTCACCTACTACGGCACGCCGCCGTACTTCTTGCCGCTGCCTTGCTGGATTGCGTGCGGCGTCATCTACGCCTTGCTGTCGAAACTAACGCAGCGGCGTCCGGCCGTGGTGGAGGGGGTGCAATGA
- a CDS encoding universal stress protein yields the protein MSDWLKDKTAVVPIDFGDQSEMAIDSALEILGDPGKITVLHVAPDLAVIEPGIMWGEISDESRETHLKEAFAKRFADPKYAGLKFDVRFGDAGHGIAKYAQTHDAGMVIMPSHGRTGFDHLLIGSVAERVIRYAHCPVLVLRK from the coding sequence ATGAGCGACTGGCTAAAAGACAAGACCGCGGTTGTCCCGATCGATTTCGGCGACCAGTCGGAGATGGCGATCGATTCGGCGCTAGAGATCCTCGGCGATCCCGGCAAGATCACCGTCCTGCACGTGGCGCCCGATCTGGCGGTGATCGAGCCCGGCATCATGTGGGGGGAGATCTCCGACGAGTCTCGCGAGACGCACCTCAAGGAAGCGTTCGCAAAGCGGTTCGCCGATCCCAAGTACGCCGGCCTGAAGTTCGACGTCCGCTTCGGCGACGCCGGCCACGGCATCGCCAAGTACGCTCAGACCCACGACGCGGGGATGGTGATCATGCCCTCCCACGGCCGCACCGGCTTCGATCACCTGCTGATCGGTTCGGTCGCCGAACGCGTGATCCGCTACGCACACTGCCCGGTGCTGGTGCTGCGTAAGTGA